One segment of Phaeacidiphilus oryzae TH49 DNA contains the following:
- a CDS encoding Lrp/AsnC family transcriptional regulator, protein MDEIDRTLLELLGRDGRASYATIGARLNLSATAVKRRVDRLREKGVVRGFTVVLDPSALDWRTEAFVEVYCRERTPPEEILATLRQFPEVVAAWTVTGDADALVHVRAADVRQVESVIERIRRSPGVQRSRSQIALTRLIG, encoded by the coding sequence GTGGACGAGATCGATCGCACGCTGCTCGAGCTCCTGGGCAGGGACGGGCGGGCTTCGTACGCCACCATCGGAGCGCGGCTGAACCTCTCCGCCACGGCGGTGAAGCGGCGGGTCGACCGGCTGCGGGAGAAGGGCGTGGTGCGCGGGTTCACCGTGGTGCTCGACCCCTCGGCGCTGGACTGGCGGACGGAGGCGTTCGTCGAGGTGTACTGCCGGGAGCGGACGCCGCCGGAGGAGATCCTGGCGACCCTGCGGCAGTTCCCCGAGGTGGTGGCGGCGTGGACGGTCACCGGCGACGCGGATGCGCTGGTGCATGTGCGGGCGGCGGACGTCCGGCAGGTGGAGTCCGTCATCGAGCGGATCCGCCGCTCGCCCGGCGTGCAGCGCTCCCGCAGCCAGATCGCCCTCACCCGTCTGATCGGGTGA